Proteins encoded together in one Impatiens glandulifera chromosome 1, dImpGla2.1, whole genome shotgun sequence window:
- the LOC124918752 gene encoding chorismate mutase 1, chloroplastic-like, whose translation METKLLKIHSPSFHRINTFNSTQPGCLFLTADTIKPSRFSLRCSIPSRHRVQSNAMAVGLPQKERIDESESYTLNGIRHSLIRQEDSIIFSLLERAQYCLNPNTYDPNAFLMDGFYGSLVEYIMKETEKLHARVGRYKSPDEHPFFPHDIPDPMLPPLKYPQVLHPVAQSININKKVWDMYFNDLLPRLVMEGDDGNCGSTAVCDTICLQTLSKRIHYGKFVAEAKFRASPDDYTAAIRAQDRKWLMDLLTYTMVEEAIKRRVEIKAKNYGKEVGINVGDDDDAENPSCKIMPNLVGDLYGDWIMPLTKEVQIEYLLRRLD comes from the exons ATGGAGACGAAGTTGTTGAAGATCCATTCTCCATCTTTTCACAGGATTAACACTTTCAACTCCACCCAACCCGGATGTCTATTCCTCACCGCCGATACCATCAAACCATCTAGATTCTCTCTGCGATGTTCAATCCCGTCCAGACATCGCGTTCAATCCAATGCAATGGCTGTTGG TTTGCCACAAAAGGAAAGAATTGATGAAAGTGAAAGCTATACTTTAAATGGGATTAGACACTCATTGATACGACAAGAGGACAGCATCATATTCAGTCTCTTAGAAAGGGCTCAATATTGTCTTAATCCAAACACATATGACCCCAATGCTTTTCTGATGGATGGATTCTATGGGTCCTTGGTTGAGTATATAATGAAAGAAACTGAGAAGCTTCATGCTCGG GTTGGGAGATACAAGAGTCCTGATGAGCATCCCTTTTTTCCACATGACATTCCCGACCCTATGCTTCCACCTTTAAAGTATCCGCAG GTACTTCATCCAGTAGCTCAATCCATCAATATTAACAAGAAAGTATGGGACATGTACTTTAATGACCTTCTTCCCAGATTGGTTATGGAAGGAGATGATGGTAACTGTGGATCAACCGCAGTCTGCGACACAATTTGTCTTCAG ACCCTTTCCAAGAGAATTCACTATGGAAAATTCGTAGCAGAGGCAAAGTTTAGAGCTTCACCCGATGACTATACAGCTGCAATAAGAGCACAA GACCGAAAATGGTTGATGGATTTACTTACTTATACAATGGTTGAAGAAGCAATAAAGAGAAGAGTGGAGATAAAAGCAAAAAATTATGGTAAAGAAGTAGGGATTAATGTaggagatgatgatgatgcagaAAATCCCAGTTGCAAAATAATGCCAAACTTGGTTGGTGATTTATATGGGGATTGGATCATGCCATTGACAAAGGAAGTTCAAATTGAGTATTTATTAAGACGGCTGGATTGA
- the LOC124921520 gene encoding uncharacterized protein LOC124921520 has product MGTCISTPSHAIKPQKKRLHRIRKSHKKISKSAVDGIRKNNGELVAVSEYVQTTTTCSGSEVSSTYQITQMEWHHSQIDRNVMCQEETWFDSVSLPESDSDDDDYSSVHDGDIFSNLSSGQMVQYETSSCFVENTVQYKEYHERYVKIDGSGCKTPKLLGKDGINDANRFAILSDLGKLGMPDELNTIRNNNLDRTHGSFNCIRVDRHEFEEKTEDIIRKSGLPRLLPSLSFNDNLNVPNSVQQSQRRKSTVIRLSIQRTSVDGDNSNRTPKKFLYRPKAGLLVPHCEEGKPTPGCWSEIAPSKFTLRGINYFSDKKKSPAPEFSPYTPIGVDLFECPKKVNHIAKHLELPSEKADGDLPSFLIVNIQLPTYAPPMFLGDSDGQGLSLVLYFRLDEGYENDISPQFLESIKRLVNDDMEKVKGFAKETSVPFRERLKIMVGVVNPDDLVTSSTERKLIHAYNEKPVLSRPQHEFYQGPNYFEIDLDIHRFGYIARKGLEAFRERLKNGVLDLALTIQAQKPEELPETVLCCARLNKIDFVNRGDVPTIMTNED; this is encoded by the exons atgggAACTTGCATATCAACTCCATCTCACGCAATTAAACCACAGAAAAAGCGTCTCCATCGGATAAGGAAAAGCCATAAAAAGATTTCCAAGTCTGCAGTTGATGGAATCAGGAAAAATAATGGTGAACTTGTTGCGGTTAGTGAATATGTTCAGACAACCACTACCTGCAGCGGATCTGAGGTTTCCTCAACTTACCAAATCACCCAGATGGAGTGGCACCATAGTCAGATTGATAGAAATG TAATGTGTCAAGAGGAAACATGGTTTGATTCTGTTAGCTTACCAGAATCTGACTCGGATGATGATGACTACAGTAGCGTGCATGACGGAG ATATTTTTTCTAACCTTTCAAGTGGCCAAATGGTTCAGTATGAGACCTCATCATGCTTTGTTGAAAACACAGTCCAATACAAGGAATACCATGAAAGATATGTGAAAATAGATGGAAGTGGTTGTAAGACACCGAAACTTTTAGGCAAAGATGGAATTAACGATGCAAATAGATTTGCAATTTTAAGTGATCTTGGAAAGCTTGGAATGCCTGACGAACTTAATACAATACGGAACAACAATTTGGACCGTACTCATGGAAGTTTTAATTGTATAAGAGTAGACAGACATGAATTCGAAGAGAAAACTGAAGACATTATTCGGAAATCTGGTTTACCTCGTCTACTTCCTTCTCTAAGTTTCAATGACAATTTAAATGTACCAAACTCTGTTCAGCAATCTCAGAGGCGAAAATCAACAGTTATCAGACTTTCTATCCAGAGAACATCTGTTGATGGTGACAATTCAAACC GTACACCAAAGAAATTCTTATATCGTCCCAAAGCAGGACTTTTAGTTCCCCATTGTGAGGAAGGAAAGCCAACTCCAGGGTGTTGGTCTGAGATTGCACCTTCAAAATTTACACTTCGTGGCATTAATTATTTCAG TGATAAGAAGAAATCCCCTGCTCCAGAATTCAGTCCATATACTCCAATTGGTGTAGATTTATTTGAGTGCCCAAAAAAGGTTAATCATATTGCCAAACACCTTGAGCTTCCTTCTGAGAAAGCAGACGGAGACTTGCCTTCTTTCCTTATTGTCAATATTCAG TTGCCTACATATGCTCCACCTATGTTCCTGGGTGATTCTGATGGCCAGGGTTTAAGCCTTGTACTGTACTTCAGGCTAGATGAGGGATATGAGAATGACATCTCTCCCCAGTTTCTAGAAAGCATCAAA AGACTTGTCAACGATGATATGGAGAAGGTCAAAGGGTTTGCAAAAGAAACCTCAGTTCCTTTTAGAGAAAGGTTAAAAATTATGGTGGGAGTGGTCAATCCTGATGATCTGGTCACAAGTTCTACTGAAAGGAAGCTTATACATGCTTACAATGAGAAACCAGTCCTTTCAAGGCCCCAACATGAATTCTATCAG GGTCCTAACTACTTTGAAATCGACTTGGACATTCATCGATTTGGTTACATAGCAAGGAAAGGACTTGAGGCATTCAGAGAACGTTTGAAGAATGGTGTTCTTGATCTGGCTTTAACTATACAG GCGCAAAAACCGGAAGAGCTGCCGGAGACTGTGCTATGTTGCGCTAGATTGAACAAGATTGATTTTGTTAATCGTGGCGATGTCCCTACCATTATGACTAATGAGGATTAA